GGCGAAGTGCGCAGCACGCATGGCATCGGCGGACAGATCTGGCTGCGGCTCACGGTGAACGCAGCGCTTCCCATGACGTGCCAGCGCTGCCTCGGATCGGTGGATGTGCCGCTTCAGGTGCAGCGTGAGTTCCGCTTCGTGGCGGATGAGGCCACGGCGGAAGCGCTGGACGACGAGAGCGATGAAGACCTGCTGGCCTTGAGCCGCGAGTTCAATCTGCGGGAATTGATCGAAGACGAGTTGCTCATGGCATTGCCCCTGGTACCGCGGCACGACGAATGCCCGGCCCCCGTGCCGATGGAGTCCAGCGACGAGGATTTCGAAGAGGCCAGCGCGCAAAAGCCCAACCCTTTCGCGGCACTGGCCGCCTTGCGAAAAGACAAAGCGGAAGACTGAAAACCGTTTGGGCTATAATCGAGGGCTTCGCGCGAATCCCCTCGTGTCTTTATGGGCTGATCGCGTTTTTACCAACCCTTCAAGACTCAGGAGCCACCATGGCTGTTCAGCAAAACAAAAAATCCCCTTCCAAGCGCGGCATGCACCGTTCGCACAATGCTCTCAACGTGCCTGGCACGGCTGTCGAGCCCACCACCGGCGAAGCCCATCTGCGCCACCACATCAGCCCCAACGGTTTTTACCGTGGCCGCCAAGTGCTGAAGAACAAGTCTGAAGCCTGATTTAACTCGCGCGCCAAGGCCCGCTGCTACGAAATTGGTAGCGCGGGCCTTTGTTTTGTTCGCTGTATTTTCATTTCCGGTCGTTTTCTGCGGTCGGACAAGTCGCCCATGATCACACTGGCTGTTGACTGCATGGGGGGCGATCACGGCCCCCGCGTCACGCTAGCGGCGTGCCGCCAGTTCCTAGAAAACCATCCCGAAGCCCGTTTGCTCCTTGTCGGCCAGCCCGAAAGCCTCAAGGACTTCAAGCACGATCGGGCCGCTGTCACGCCTGCCAGCGAGGTCGTCACCATGGACGACCCAGTGGAGATTGCCTTGCGCCGTAAAAAGGATTCGTCCATGCGCGTTGCAATTCAGCAGGTCAAGGATGGGGCCGCACAAGCCGCCATTTCTGCGGGCAACACGGGCGCTTTGATGGCCATCGCTCGCTATCTCCTCAAAACCCTGGACGGAATCGACCGCCCCGCGATTGCGACACAGATACCCAATGCCAAGGGCGGTGCTACGACCGTGCTGGACTTGGGCGCCAACGTAGATTGCAGTGCCGAGCATCTGCTGCAATTTGCAGTGATGGGGTCGGCGCTGGTGTCTGCGCTTCAAGAGGGCTCGGAGCCCACCGTCGGCTTGCTCAACATTGGCGAGGAAGCGATCAAAGGCAGTGAAGTGATCAAAAAAGCAGGCGAACTGTTGCGTACGGTGGGTAATTCAGGTGATCTTCGCTTTTTTGGCAATGTGGAAGGCAACGACATTTTCAAGGGCACGGTCGATATCGTGGTTTGTGACGGTTTTGTGGGCAATGTGGCGCTCAAGGCCAGCGAAGGTGTGGCCTCCATGATCGTCGGTGGACTCAAGCAGGAGTTCAAGCGCAATATCTTTACCAAACTGGCGGCAGTTGTGGCCTATCCGGTGCTATCTGCACTTATGAAGCGAATGGATCACCGTCGCTACAACGGGGCGGCATTGCTCGGGCTGCGCGGATTGGTGTTCAAGAGTCATGGATCGGCGGACGCCATGGCCTTCGAGCAGGCTTTGAACCGGGCGTATGATGCAGCCCGCAACAACCTGCTCGACCGCGTCCGGACGCGGGTGGCGCATGCTGCGCCCTTGCTGGCGCCATCGGATGCCCAGCCTGTCAATACCGCCGTCGGGTCCCCATATTGATGAGACGCTACTCCCGCATCACAGGCACTGGCAGCAGCCTTCCTCCTCGTCGTCTGACCAATGCCGACCTCGTGGCCGAGTTGGCTCAGCGCGGTGTGGAAACATCGGACGAGTGGATCGTCGAGCGCACCGGCATCCGGGCCCGCCACTTCGCGGAGCGCGATGTCTGCAGCAGCGATCTGGGGCTGGAGGCTTCTCGCAATGCGCTGGAGGCGGCAGGGGTTCAGCCGCAGGACATCGATCTGATCATCGTCGCCACGTCCACGCCGGACATGGTTTTCCCTTCGACCGCCTGCATCTTGCAAAACAAGCTGGGGGCCAATGGATGTCCGGCTTTCGATGTGCAGGCCGTCTGCAGTGGTTTCGTGTATGCGCTGACCGTGGCAGATGCCATGATCCAGTCCGGCAGCGCCCGCCGCGCCCTCGTCGTGGGTGCGGAGGTGTTCAGCCGCATCCTCGATTTTGATGACCGCACCACCTGCGTGCTGTTTGGTGACGGCGCAGGCGCCGTGGTGCTGGAAGCGTCGGAAACTCCTGGCATCCTGTCGAGCGATCTGCATGCCGATGGCCGGCATGTGGGCATTCTGTGTGTGCCGGGCAACGTTTATGGCGGGCAGATTCTGGGTGACCCATTGCTCAAGATGGATGGCCAGGCCGTTTTCAAGCTGGCTGTGGGTGTGCTGGAAAAAGCAGCCCGTGCTGCCCTGGAGAAGGCCGGCCTGACCGATGCGGACGTGGACTGGCTGATCCCTCACCAGGCCAACATCCGCATCATGCAAAGTACGGCGAAGAAGCTGGGCCTGTCGATGGACAAGGTGGTCGTCACCGTAGACCAACATGGCAACACTTCGGCGGCGTCGATTCCCCTGGCACTCGATCATGCGGTTCGCACCGGCCAGGCCAAGCCCGGACAGACGTTGCTTCTGGAGGGCGTGGGAGGCGGTTTTACATGGGGTGCGGTGCTCCTGAAGCTGTAGCTTGAAACGCTGAAAAATTAAGCGGTGAAGGCGGTTTTGACCATTCGTTTATGACGACCAAAAAATCTTTTGCATTTGTTTTTCCCGGCCAGGGATCCCAGTCGGTCGGCATGCTGGATGCATGGGGCGACCACCCTGTGGTGGCGCTAACCCTGCAGGAGGCTTCCGACGCCCTGGGCGAAGACATCGCACGCTTGATTCATGAGGGCCCGAAAGAAGCGCTTTCGCTGACGACCAACACCCAGCCGGTCATGCTCGTCGCTGGCGTGGCCGCGTGGCGTGCGTGGATCTCGGAGGGCGGCAACGTCCCGGCTGCGGTGGCCGGCCACTCGCTCGGCGAATATTCGGCGTTGGTGGCTGCAGGGGTGCTGACGCTGGCGCAGGCCGCGCCACTCGTGCGTCTGCGTGCTGCCGCCATGCAGGAAGCGGTTCCCGTCGGCGTGGGCGCGATGGCTGCCATTCTGGGCATGGATGCGCATAAAGTGATCGAAGGTTGCGCTGCGGCGGCAGCATCCTTCGGTGCGGATGGCGGTGAAGTGGTGGAGGCCGTGAATTTCAATGACCCCATCCAGACCGTGATTGCGGGCACGAAAGCCGGCGTCGACAAGGCGTGCGAACTGTTGAAGGCATCTGGCGCCAAGCGTGCGTTGCCCTTGCCGGTATCCGCTCCTTTTCACTCCAGCCTGATGAGGCCGGCGGCCGAGAAATTGCGGGAGGCCCTGTCGGCGCTGTCCTTGGCGGCCCCGCAGATCCCAGTCGTCAACAACGTGGATGTCGCGGTCCGGCAGGAGGCAGATGCCATTCGCGATGCGCTGTACCGCCAGGCCTTCGGTCCGGTGCGCTGGGTGGAATGCGTGCAGGCGCTCAAATCCCACGGCGTGACGCATCTGGTGGAGTGCGGCCCAGGCAAGGTGCTGACGGGCTTGGCAAAACGCATCGACCCCGAACTGGTCGCTGCTTCTATTTATGACCCGGCCACGCTGGCCGAAATACGAGCATTGTTGGCATGAGCGATACCCCTTCGTTGAATGAAAAGCCCCAGGTAGCGCTGGTCACTGGCGCATCGCGCGGCATCGGCGCTGCCATCGCGGCCGTGTTGGCGTCCCGTGGTTATTTGGTGATCGGTACCGCGACGACGGATGAGGGCGCTCAGCGCATCTCTCAGGCCCTGTCGTCCGGCGGCGGTCAGGGTGTGAATCTGAACGTCACGGATGTGGCGGCTGTCGATGCGTTGATCGACACCATCGTGAAGCAGCACGGCGGTTTGCATGTGCTGGTGAACAATGCTGGCATCACCCGCGACACGTTGTCCATGCGCATGAAGGACGACGACTGGGATGCGGTCATCGACACCAATCTGAAGGCCGTGTTCCAGGTGAGCCGCGCCGTCATTCGACCCATGATGAAACAGCGCTTCGGCCGCATCATCAACATCACCAGCGTGGTGGGTTCGGCAGGCAATCCAGGCCAGGCCAACTATGTGGCAGCGAAGGCGGGCGTGGCAGGCATGGCGCGTGCCCTTGCCCGTGAACTGGCCAGCCGGGGCATCACGGTGAACTGCGTGGCTCCTGGTTTCATCGCGACCGACATGACGGCGCAACTCCCTACCGAGCAGCAGCAATCGCTGCAATCGCAGATTCCAATGGGCCACATGGGCCGCCCGGAAGACATTGCCCATGCGGTCGCCTATCTGGCGTCGGCAGAGGCAGGCTATGTCACGGGCCAGGAGTTGCATGTCAATGGCGGCATGTACATGTAATTGAGCAAAGTTAGCGCCGATTCATCGCGACGGCGGGCTGGTAGGGGACTGATCCCGAAGCAGCTAGAATCGCGGATTCATTCACAACCCTCAAAGGGAAACCATGAGCGATATCGAAGCACGTGTCAAAAAGATCATTGCCGAACAACTCGGCGTTGAAGAATCGCAAGTCACCAACGAAAAGGCTTTCGTGGCCGACCTCGGCGCTGACTCGCTGGACACGGTGGAGCTGGTGATGGCGCTGGAAGACGAGTTCGG
This region of Acidovorax sp. GBBC 1281 genomic DNA includes:
- a CDS encoding YceD family protein; protein product: MTKEFSPQRLDVKAFAQAGGHLSGHDSLLKYERLAQEAKGLHPDLMVDWQVDGEVRSTHGIGGQIWLRLTVNAALPMTCQRCLGSVDVPLQVQREFRFVADEATAEALDDESDEDLLALSREFNLRELIEDELLMALPLVPRHDECPAPVPMESSDEDFEEASAQKPNPFAALAALRKDKAED
- the rpmF gene encoding 50S ribosomal protein L32, whose protein sequence is MAVQQNKKSPSKRGMHRSHNALNVPGTAVEPTTGEAHLRHHISPNGFYRGRQVLKNKSEA
- the plsX gene encoding phosphate acyltransferase PlsX, which codes for MITLAVDCMGGDHGPRVTLAACRQFLENHPEARLLLVGQPESLKDFKHDRAAVTPASEVVTMDDPVEIALRRKKDSSMRVAIQQVKDGAAQAAISAGNTGALMAIARYLLKTLDGIDRPAIATQIPNAKGGATTVLDLGANVDCSAEHLLQFAVMGSALVSALQEGSEPTVGLLNIGEEAIKGSEVIKKAGELLRTVGNSGDLRFFGNVEGNDIFKGTVDIVVCDGFVGNVALKASEGVASMIVGGLKQEFKRNIFTKLAAVVAYPVLSALMKRMDHRRYNGAALLGLRGLVFKSHGSADAMAFEQALNRAYDAARNNLLDRVRTRVAHAAPLLAPSDAQPVNTAVGSPY
- a CDS encoding beta-ketoacyl-ACP synthase III, coding for MRRYSRITGTGSSLPPRRLTNADLVAELAQRGVETSDEWIVERTGIRARHFAERDVCSSDLGLEASRNALEAAGVQPQDIDLIIVATSTPDMVFPSTACILQNKLGANGCPAFDVQAVCSGFVYALTVADAMIQSGSARRALVVGAEVFSRILDFDDRTTCVLFGDGAGAVVLEASETPGILSSDLHADGRHVGILCVPGNVYGGQILGDPLLKMDGQAVFKLAVGVLEKAARAALEKAGLTDADVDWLIPHQANIRIMQSTAKKLGLSMDKVVVTVDQHGNTSAASIPLALDHAVRTGQAKPGQTLLLEGVGGGFTWGAVLLKL
- the fabD gene encoding ACP S-malonyltransferase; the protein is MTTKKSFAFVFPGQGSQSVGMLDAWGDHPVVALTLQEASDALGEDIARLIHEGPKEALSLTTNTQPVMLVAGVAAWRAWISEGGNVPAAVAGHSLGEYSALVAAGVLTLAQAAPLVRLRAAAMQEAVPVGVGAMAAILGMDAHKVIEGCAAAAASFGADGGEVVEAVNFNDPIQTVIAGTKAGVDKACELLKASGAKRALPLPVSAPFHSSLMRPAAEKLREALSALSLAAPQIPVVNNVDVAVRQEADAIRDALYRQAFGPVRWVECVQALKSHGVTHLVECGPGKVLTGLAKRIDPELVAASIYDPATLAEIRALLA
- the fabG gene encoding 3-oxoacyl-ACP reductase FabG; this translates as MSDTPSLNEKPQVALVTGASRGIGAAIAAVLASRGYLVIGTATTDEGAQRISQALSSGGGQGVNLNVTDVAAVDALIDTIVKQHGGLHVLVNNAGITRDTLSMRMKDDDWDAVIDTNLKAVFQVSRAVIRPMMKQRFGRIINITSVVGSAGNPGQANYVAAKAGVAGMARALARELASRGITVNCVAPGFIATDMTAQLPTEQQQSLQSQIPMGHMGRPEDIAHAVAYLASAEAGYVTGQELHVNGGMYM
- the acpP gene encoding acyl carrier protein, whose protein sequence is MSDIEARVKKIIAEQLGVEESQVTNEKAFVADLGADSLDTVELVMALEDEFGIEIPDEDAEKITTVQNAIDYANTHQKA